CTGTTCTATGGACCGCCTTAAGCAATCGATGAAAGTTTTTTTCATCTAAATAAGATGCTACGTCTGATAATGAAAAACAATTAAAATAATTTTCTGGAGCTGATTCTAAATATTCAATAATCCCTTTGGTTTTATATTCAATTTGATGAACGTTCTTTTGAATTTTTTTTTGCCCATCTTCTGTCAGATATAAAGGGAAAGCGTCTTTTTCAACACGACCTTTAAGGATTAATGAAATAAACGGATTTTTTTTTGCCAATGTTTTACTTAAGCAGTCAGTCATTCTTTGACAAACATATTGTCCTTTTTTTTCATTTGAGTCAGTATTTTCATAAGTCGCTGGATCGTTTAAAATTATTTTGGCAACTAGTGGATTTAAAACAATATCAAATAAACGTCTCCAAGATTTTGTGTCCCAAGATTCTTTGACAAACTTTTCTTGTTCTTTAATGCAATCAAAGTTAAATAACTGTGCTATTTTTTTTCCCCTTAAGACATTGAGAATTGGAGAAAAAGCTTTAGTAAATTTTTCTATTGTACCCTGATATAAAACACCTTTTTGAATTATTTTAGGATTTCTATTCCAAAAATCCTTGGCCGGAGTAGTTAGTAAATGTTTTATTTCATTGTAAATTGTTATTCTTTTTAGCGGAGAACATTCTGTTGCTCCTAAAAAGTCCAGATATTCATCATAAGATAAAGTTGCGATGGCAACCTTTTTTAAATCAAAAAGATAGTTTTGAAGAGGATTTGCATCAACCGTTACTATACTTTTACAAGCATTTACACTTGCTTGTAAAGGTCTATCACCACTTGCCGTTATACAAACGACATTATCGCTTTCTTGAATGTTCAAAGCTTTATGTTCAGTTGTCGGATCTTCATTTCCAAAAGTATAACTCAATCTAGAGAAAAAAGATGTCATTCGGGTCTCAAGTTTTAAGAATTGTGTGGCCTTATAAAAAGACCCTTTAGGCTATATGCCTAAAGGGTGAGTTGTTTTTTAAATTTTGTAACGATCTGTTTGTCCATTTCTTGGTATGTTTTGGATCATGCTATTTAGCATTTCTTCCCATCTTCCATTTACATACGCATTCATAAATAAATTTGGATCAACATTAACAGCACTTGAAAAATCCACTAAGTATTCTTCTTTTAAATTACCCAATTTTTTTTCTTTGGCAAAACTTTCTACAATACTTTCTTTAAAATCATTCCATACCCAACCTTTATTTTGTAAAGCATTGATATCTGATTTTAATTCTTCGTCAGTAAAAACAATGTATAAAAACTTCAAAGGATGTAAGTGGGCAATTTTTTTTCCAGCACTTGTTAAAGAAGACTTTTTCTTAGCAATTTTCAATAAATTTTCTTTTGCTAAAGTATTCAAAATAAAACTTAAGTTTTTTTTATCTTCTTCGTTAATTGGTCCATAATAGTTTCTCGGCGATCCAGTCTTGACAGCTGCGGCTGTTACTTCTGGCCCTTTTACTAAAACATCGAGTTGATACAAATTGGAAACATCATTATAGTTTCTTAACTCATTTAAAGCTTCCTGATCTCTCTCTTCTAAATTTTTTCCAATTTTTTCTATCACTGTAAAAAACGGTTCATTAGATGGTACATCTAAAGTGTAGTTTTCTCCGTCTTGAGAAATCAAAGTTATTTCTTTAGAAAAAGCACAAGTTTGTGCAGTCAACATTAAAGAGGCTGTAAATAATGCTTTTAGGCTATAACGCATGAGAATCCTCCACATATTAAAGATTAATTAAAGGACAGTCTATAAAGTATTGAGAAGTTACATTCAATCTTTTTTCTCTAAATCAAAAGATAAAGTGAAAAGTTACTAAAAACGACCTGGAAAAAATGAGTATAAACATCGTACAAAGCTTAAATGATACTGAAAAAAGGTTCATTCATTTTATTTCTAAGATCCATCTTATGACAAAGATTTTTAAGAATTGCTATTGACAAATTCCATTTTAGGCAATAATGTCATCATTCTTTTTATACAGCAAAATTAAGCAAATTTTATGAGTAAATTTTTAAAAACATTTTTTTTATCAACAGCTACGCTTTTACAAGTCATATCAACAGAAGCTAATAGCATTGATTTTTTAAAACCAGGCCATAGAGTTTGGGTAGCGCCAGAATTTTACCAATTGAATCGTCATCGTGAAGGAGGATCTAAACAAAGTGGTCCGATGTATGGTGGTAGAATTGGCTATGACTACATCAAAAGATCAAATATATATCTAGGCGCGCAAGGTTTGATAGCATCAGGTCATATTAAAGGTAACTCTAATGGAACCAATTTAAAATCTAAATTCACAGACAAAATGGTTGAAGGCAGGATTGGTTACACTTTTCAATCAAAAAATTGGTGTCAACCTTATATCACACCTTTTGCAGGCTTTGGTTACTTCTGGGAATCTAATCATTTTGAAAAGCCAAGAGACTTTAGAATTCACTTTGATAACCAGTTTTCATACGTTCCGGTGGGTTTTCTTTCTGAAATTTTTCCTTGGGATCAATTCTCTATAGGTTTAAATTTTACAGCACGCGTTTTAATTCACGGTCGCATCAAAACATCTAATGATCCTCAATACCAAAACAGTCGTTTGCTTTACCAACATAAATTGCAATATAGAGTAGAACTCCCTTTAAGTTATTACTTTTGTTGTATGAACAATCCTTGGAGAATAACTGTGGAGCCGTTTTACGAATATAGACATTATGGCTCTCACATCAATCATCCCTTTGACTTCATGGATACTAAATTCAATATTTATGGAGTAAATGTTCAATTTTATCTAAATTATTAAAGGCAAGTTCATGCATAAGTCTAAAGTAAATTTATTTAATAAAGATTCTATAGATACATTAGACTGGCCAGATCACGAAGAGGCTCAACATGTAAAATCTTTTGTTGAGCCTCTAATTAAAGAAGGAACAAAAACGTATATAGATAACGTAGATTCTGAATTTTGCGTTTTACAAATTAATAATCACGTTTTGCCTGTAACAATTAGTCAATTTAGCAAAGAAAATTCTTACGTTTGTTCTCTTCATGGCCAATATGTTCGTTACGCCAGAGAACAGATGCGCAATCAAAACTCTTTTTTAAACTTTTTTGTCAAACCCCTTACTCATATATTTGACAAATTGATTAAATGGGGAGATTTAGATCGTTTAATCGTAGTAAATAATTGGCTTTTTTCTACAAATTTATACCCCGAACTTAAAAAAACGGAATTAGAAGATATCGTTCAATTTTTAACAAAGAAATATAGTAATTATACGATTTGCTTTAGATGTGTCAATCAATTCGATACCAAAGAACTTTTTCACAATTTAAAGAAAACTGGTTTTGAGACTGTTTTTAGCAGACC
This DNA window, taken from Candidatus Rubidus massiliensis, encodes the following:
- a CDS encoding S-adenosylmethionine:diacylglycerol 3-amino-3-carboxypropyl transferase, yielding MTSFFSRLSYTFGNEDPTTEHKALNIQESDNVVCITASGDRPLQASVNACKSIVTVDANPLQNYLFDLKKVAIATLSYDEYLDFLGATECSPLKRITIYNEIKHLLTTPAKDFWNRNPKIIQKGVLYQGTIEKFTKAFSPILNVLRGKKIAQLFNFDCIKEQEKFVKESWDTKSWRRLFDIVLNPLVAKIILNDPATYENTDSNEKKGQYVCQRMTDCLSKTLAKKNPFISLILKGRVEKDAFPLYLTEDGQKKIQKNVHQIEYKTKGIIEYLESAPENYFNCFSLSDVASYLDEKNFHRLLKAVHRTAAPSARFCMRQFLSSYQIPVELSNVFVRDKELEKIGKEDQCFLYKFTIGTINK